Within Sulfitobacter sp. W027, the genomic segment TCCACCAGCTTCGTGCCGACGAAACGACCGGGCGTGTAGCCGTGGAACAGGATCGCGATATCAGCGGCGCCATCCAGCAGCAGATCCATCTGCGCGGGCGGCGGGGCAAGGCCGTTTTTCAACTCAGTCTCGATCAGCCCATCACTGGCTTCCGACATCATCTCGGTCAATTGGGTAAACATGCCGGTGTTGACCGGGTGGCTGGGCGGCAGCCAAGTGGAAATGGTCAGCGTCTCGGCCGCAAAAGCGCCGGTCGCGGTGCAAAGCGCAAGCGCACTCGTCGTGAGAAACTTGGTGAATTTGGTCATTTTGGGCTCCTCCCCATATCGTTCGATATGCCTTGACGGGGTTCTCCCAAACCCGTGTCGCCAAGTATATGCTTTTTCATGTATTCACATTTAGAGCACGATTGGAACCGTTTTTTATGGCCAGAGCAAGGGGGGCATTCAGCCCTGTGGGTCCACCGAGCCATCCAATGCCGCGAGCAGGGATTTCAGCGCCGGTTTCAAATGCGCCCCCTCATTGCCCTTAAGCATTTCCATCAAAGCAGCCTCATGACGCCGCGCTTGCGGCACCAGTTCAGCGGCCAGCGCACGGCCTGCATCAGTCAGATAGACCCGCACGCGGCGGCCATCGGCAGGATCGCTGCGGCGGATCAACAGGCCGCGTTCCTCCATCTGGGCGATGATTCGCGTGAGGCGTGATTGTTCGGCCAGCGCCTGACGCGCCAATTGCGTGATCATCGCGCCATCGGTGTCAGAAAGACAGGCCAACACGCGCCATTCCGGCACCCGCAGCCCGGCTTTGCGCACCTGCGCGTGGAACTGAGCGCTCGCCACATCGCTGGCGGCCGCCAATAGATAAAGCAGGTAATCAGAGACGAATCCTCTGTCCTGACCCGTCTCATCCTTGGTGGTTGCGTCGGTCTTTTGTTGCGTCACACCTGTTAACCCTTTGACGAAAAGAGGGCTCTTTGCACCTCGGCTTTCCTAAATGGCGGGCAAATTCGCACTTGGCAAGAAAACCCTTGACCGAAACTATATGAAAAATCATATTGTTTACCACGGGAGGATGTCACATGTCGAAGATCGACGCCATTGTGCGCGAGGTCACAGCGCTGACCGATCGCATCAGCGAATTCCAGATTGGGGCAGCAGACAGCAGCGCGCTGCCGGCATGGGAGGCGGGTGCGCATGTACTCTTCGACCTGCCCGACGGC encodes:
- a CDS encoding MarR family winged helix-turn-helix transcriptional regulator, which encodes MTQQKTDATTKDETGQDRGFVSDYLLYLLAAASDVASAQFHAQVRKAGLRVPEWRVLACLSDTDGAMITQLARQALAEQSRLTRIIAQMEERGLLIRRSDPADGRRVRVYLTDAGRALAAELVPQARRHEAALMEMLKGNEGAHLKPALKSLLAALDGSVDPQG